Proteins encoded within one genomic window of Phototrophicus methaneseepsis:
- a CDS encoding response regulator transcription factor translates to MTSKIRIFIVNDQKAMCKLWQRLIDSQDDMECIGSAYDGDTAVEEAVPLQPDLVLMDVMMPGIDGYEAAQRIQAGSPSTQTIICSARTDIHERAKEIGAVAALILPVMPESLIALLRKFGSNKHPEAWAPPLS, encoded by the coding sequence ATGACCAGCAAAATACGCATTTTCATCGTCAACGATCAAAAAGCGATGTGCAAACTATGGCAGAGGCTGATTGATAGCCAGGACGATATGGAGTGTATCGGCTCTGCTTATGACGGAGATACTGCCGTCGAAGAGGCTGTACCGCTCCAACCTGATCTCGTATTGATGGACGTGATGATGCCTGGGATTGACGGCTACGAGGCAGCGCAACGCATCCAGGCGGGCAGCCCCAGCACACAAACTATTATTTGTTCAGCCCGCACCGATATACACGAACGGGCCAAAGAAATCGGCGCTGTAGCAGCGCTTATCTTACCCGTCATGCCAGAATCGCTAATTGCCCTATTACGCAAATTTGGGTCTAACAAGCACCCGGAAGCCTGGGCTCCTCCGCTGTCATAA
- a CDS encoding TIR domain-containing protein, with protein sequence MKVFISYSRSDAATVKDFVRDFQRIGIPIWLDVLDIPSGMHWSEKVQEGLDDCQVMVLFVSPKSMQSRQVAAEWQYFYSKNKPIIPVIIKPTENMNYRIYPLQNIDCVNQSYEEALTALLRDLRRYARGQAQMLTYPDAPPPPDFHLQDKRTLKLLPYNKHDVLSSQTKQTGRLDPSVVDNYRKVQSSSVLLSLTNASFTQQRLSVRLMPDNTYTIGRTEGDFQPHIDMTHFKATQFGVSREHAQFNILNHRLYIADLKSLNGTKINGRPIPPGPPYLLHDGDAIRLGGLELIVGFEFE encoded by the coding sequence TTGAAAGTCTTTATTTCTTACAGTCGTTCCGACGCTGCGACTGTAAAAGATTTTGTTCGTGATTTCCAGAGAATCGGTATTCCAATCTGGCTTGATGTGCTCGATATCCCCAGTGGCATGCATTGGAGCGAGAAGGTACAGGAAGGGTTGGATGACTGCCAGGTGATGGTTTTGTTTGTCTCACCAAAATCCATGCAGTCCCGCCAGGTTGCGGCAGAGTGGCAGTACTTTTATAGTAAGAACAAGCCGATTATCCCGGTCATCATCAAGCCAACGGAGAATATGAACTATCGTATTTATCCGTTGCAGAATATTGATTGTGTGAACCAATCCTATGAAGAAGCCCTGACAGCCCTCTTGCGAGATTTACGGCGTTATGCGCGCGGGCAAGCCCAGATGCTCACATATCCCGATGCACCCCCGCCGCCGGATTTCCACCTGCAGGATAAGCGTACGCTCAAGCTGCTGCCATACAACAAACACGATGTGCTCTCTTCCCAGACGAAGCAGACAGGGCGGCTCGACCCTAGCGTTGTCGATAATTACAGGAAGGTACAATCATCCAGTGTGCTCCTCAGCCTGACCAATGCCAGCTTTACACAGCAGCGCTTATCGGTGCGGTTGATGCCGGATAATACATATACGATTGGGCGCACAGAGGGGGATTTCCAGCCGCATATTGATATGACCCATTTTAAAGCAACGCAATTTGGCGTATCGAGGGAGCACGCCCAGTTCAACATCCTCAATCATCGGCTCTATATTGCCGATCTCAAGAGCCTGAACGGGACCAAGATTAATGGGCGTCCGATTCCACCGGGGCCGCCCTATCTCCTGCATGATGGCGATGCAATCCGCCTGGGTGGGCTGGAATTAATTGTTGGCTTTGAGTTTGAGTAA
- a CDS encoding PQQ-dependent sugar dehydrogenase, whose protein sequence is MKVLKHSSIVSGLAIILVLLSGIRSIAQDGLPPCSERPSVVILPRINYQYYCLEYVTQAQEGRPFAYTALAYMPDGTLYAARPLSGQVLALRDGNGDGLPEQERLAIEGLTLPNALYVYEDALYIAGGPNVYRWQDGELFTLVDDLPTGTGLWTGGLAVYEDRLYVGIGANCDDCIPEPERGLLLSFDMQGNDRQVVADGVRQPAALTVYEDAVWFSDIMPADDLRFPQDEINRLVPGGDYGYFACAEEAACTGPVIPVAAGFSPMAMLAYEGAAFPNLQGTLLVLMGGAERTSMLRGPELVTFRPSAEGFIADALFPYDPLVMAAGPFLVDEATGYISEATTLLNQRGVGFWPQRLYGLAASPEGWLVFSVSDGRLMALRPR, encoded by the coding sequence ATGAAAGTTCTCAAGCATTCCTCTATCGTATCTGGTCTGGCTATTATTCTCGTGCTCTTATCTGGCATTAGGTCAATCGCGCAGGATGGATTGCCACCTTGTAGCGAGCGTCCCTCTGTGGTGATTTTGCCACGCATCAATTACCAGTATTATTGCCTGGAATATGTGACGCAGGCGCAGGAGGGGCGGCCTTTTGCGTATACAGCCCTGGCGTATATGCCGGATGGGACGTTGTATGCTGCGCGGCCTTTGTCCGGGCAGGTCCTCGCCTTGAGAGATGGTAATGGGGATGGTTTGCCGGAACAGGAACGCCTTGCTATCGAAGGACTGACGCTGCCCAATGCCCTGTATGTGTATGAGGATGCGCTCTATATTGCTGGTGGGCCGAATGTGTATCGCTGGCAGGATGGCGAATTGTTTACCCTGGTTGATGATTTGCCAACCGGAACAGGGTTATGGACGGGCGGGCTAGCTGTCTATGAGGACCGCCTTTATGTGGGCATTGGTGCTAATTGTGATGACTGCATCCCGGAGCCAGAACGGGGCCTCTTGCTCAGCTTTGATATGCAAGGGAATGATCGTCAGGTGGTGGCGGATGGTGTGCGACAGCCTGCTGCATTGACTGTCTATGAGGATGCGGTTTGGTTCAGTGATATCATGCCTGCTGACGATTTGCGCTTCCCGCAGGATGAAATCAACAGGCTTGTGCCAGGGGGAGATTATGGTTACTTCGCCTGTGCTGAAGAAGCAGCCTGTACGGGGCCTGTGATACCCGTTGCCGCCGGATTTTCCCCTATGGCGATGTTGGCCTATGAGGGCGCGGCGTTCCCCAATTTGCAGGGAACTCTCCTGGTGCTAATGGGCGGTGCTGAGCGCACGTCGATGTTGCGCGGTCCTGAACTGGTGACTTTCCGGCCTTCGGCAGAAGGATTCATAGCGGATGCCCTCTTTCCCTATGATCCATTGGTGATGGCGGCGGGACCGTTTCTGGTTGATGAAGCGACTGGATACATCAGTGAGGCGACGACCCTGCTCAATCAGCGAGGGGTTGGCTTTTGGCCGCAGCGCTTGTATGGGCTTGCTGCCAGCCCGGAAGGTTGGTTGGTCTTTAGCGTCAGCGATGGCCGCTTGATGGCCTTGCGTCCGCGTTAA
- a CDS encoding response regulator, with product MSDITVMLVNDNKSICQLWERVINRAEGMTCIGYAVNGEDAIDLARQHQPQVILMDVMMPGQYDGYDATRIIVAEMPHIRVIIYSAYTNTQNEAYEAGAAEYLLMPITPDKLLDTIREVVQPSA from the coding sequence ATGTCCGATATCACGGTGATGTTGGTTAATGACAACAAAAGTATTTGCCAATTGTGGGAGCGGGTCATCAACCGGGCCGAAGGTATGACATGTATCGGCTACGCGGTTAACGGTGAAGATGCCATTGATCTGGCGCGTCAACATCAACCACAGGTCATCCTGATGGACGTGATGATGCCAGGACAATATGATGGCTACGATGCCACGCGTATTATCGTTGCCGAAATGCCTCATATCCGCGTCATTATCTATTCTGCCTACACCAACACACAAAATGAAGCCTACGAAGCCGGCGCAGCAGAATATCTCCTGATGCCTATCACACCTGATAAACTGCTGGATACCATCCGCGAAGTCGTTCAACCAAGCGCCTGA